From Caulobacter segnis, a single genomic window includes:
- a CDS encoding YdcH family protein yields MSMNDDDPSEDTDIAIERRLADLREEHKDLDDAIQALEQRYQPDMLQIARLKKKKLALKDEIGRLEDLLTPDIIA; encoded by the coding sequence ATGTCCATGAACGACGATGATCCGTCGGAAGACACCGACATCGCGATCGAACGTCGCCTCGCCGACCTGCGCGAGGAGCACAAGGACCTCGACGACGCGATCCAGGCGTTGGAGCAGCGCTACCAGCCCGACATGCTGCAGATCGCCCGCCTGAAAAAGAAGAAGCTGGCCCTCAAGGACGAGATCGGCCGTCTGGAAGACCTGCTGACCCCGGACATCATCGCCTAG
- a CDS encoding response regulator: MQRILIAEDDPVLSMIYEITLTEAGFDVLLCLDGQEAFEALESFAPDLVITDHSMPRMSGGELVSAVRRTRPEAITLMASACDSRLLKADQHADARLEKPITPGRLLQTVRALEAAQDADYGAA, encoded by the coding sequence ATGCAGCGAATTCTGATCGCCGAGGACGATCCCGTCCTCTCGATGATCTACGAAATCACCCTGACCGAGGCGGGGTTCGACGTCCTTCTGTGCCTGGATGGCCAGGAGGCCTTCGAAGCCCTGGAGAGCTTCGCGCCGGACCTGGTGATCACCGACCACTCGATGCCGCGCATGAGCGGCGGCGAGCTGGTCAGCGCCGTGCGTCGCACGCGCCCCGAAGCGATCACCCTGATGGCTTCGGCCTGTGATTCTCGCCTGCTGAAGGCCGACCAGCACGCCGACGCGCGCCTGGAAAAGCCGATCACCCCCGGCCGCCTGCTGCAGACGGTCCGCGCGCTGGAAGCGGCCCAGGATGCGGATTACGGCGCGGCTTGA
- a CDS encoding GGDEF domain-containing protein encodes MKITGARTEPFAAIRKRALVRAGAQVAVREVSAPDSAAFLGLTEADLTPKVVEALTTLMSEIDDLRNEVSVLKLRLNEAQGLADMDALTPVLNRRAFLRETKRVSAFAQRYGSSASLVFFDLDNFKSVNDRFGHAAGDEALKAVAKRLLANVRESDLVGRMGGDEFAVLLSQADKEMALAKAHTLADAIRSRPVEFGEWSAPLHVSFGVREIEPGADPEVSLAEADAAMFVRKRKAVAG; translated from the coding sequence ATGAAGATTACCGGCGCCCGGACAGAACCCTTCGCCGCCATCCGCAAGCGGGCCCTGGTCCGCGCTGGGGCCCAGGTCGCGGTCCGCGAGGTTTCCGCGCCGGACAGCGCCGCCTTCCTCGGCCTCACCGAGGCGGACCTGACCCCCAAGGTGGTCGAGGCCCTCACGACGCTGATGAGCGAGATCGACGACCTGCGCAACGAGGTCTCGGTCCTGAAGCTGCGCCTGAACGAGGCCCAGGGCCTGGCTGACATGGACGCCCTGACCCCGGTGCTGAACCGCCGGGCCTTCCTGCGCGAGACCAAGCGCGTCTCGGCCTTCGCCCAGCGCTACGGCTCGTCGGCCAGCCTGGTGTTCTTCGATCTGGACAACTTCAAGAGCGTCAACGACCGCTTCGGCCACGCCGCCGGCGACGAGGCGCTGAAGGCGGTGGCCAAACGGCTGCTGGCCAATGTCCGCGAGAGCGACCTGGTGGGCCGCATGGGCGGCGACGAGTTCGCCGTGCTGCTGTCCCAGGCCGACAAGGAGATGGCCCTGGCCAAGGCCCACACCCTGGCCGACGCCATCCGCTCGCGGCCGGTCGAGTTCGGCGAGTGGTCGGCGCCCCTGCACGTCTCGTTCGGCGTGCGCGAGATCGAGCCCGGCGCCGATCCCGAGGTCTCGCTGGCCGAGGCCGACGCGGCGATGTTCGTCCGCAAGCGCAAGGCCGTGGCCGGCTGA
- a CDS encoding 5-(carboxyamino)imidazole ribonucleotide synthase, with translation MADFPLVPGSTIGILGGGQLGRMLALAAARLGFDVVIQDPEENAPAGRVAARQIVAAYDDRWALKRLAEACDVVTYEFENVPADTVSELTALGAIVSPGAKALAAAQDRVVEKSFLAEIGVPTVAFASVHDSDSLVAAVAKIGAPSLLKTRREGYDGKGQAWIQKAKDAEAAFDKIGRQAAILEAPADFGRELSVIAARGRDGEIACYPVSENHHEGGVLRRTVAPAKVTPATRDQAEAIAAKILTALDYVGVIGVELFELAGGKLLVNEFAPRVHNTGHWTQDGCEVDQFEQHIRAVAGWPLGPTAPHHHVEMTNLLGADVDAWKKLAAEPETRVHLYGKGEARPGRKMGHVNRLRSLKD, from the coding sequence ATGGCTGACTTTCCCCTGGTTCCTGGTTCGACCATCGGCATCCTCGGCGGGGGACAGCTGGGGCGCATGCTGGCCCTGGCCGCCGCCCGCCTGGGCTTCGACGTCGTCATCCAGGATCCCGAGGAGAACGCTCCCGCCGGCCGCGTCGCCGCCCGCCAGATCGTCGCCGCCTACGACGACCGCTGGGCGCTCAAGCGCCTGGCCGAGGCCTGCGACGTCGTCACCTACGAGTTCGAGAACGTCCCGGCCGACACGGTGTCGGAGCTGACCGCCCTGGGCGCGATCGTTTCGCCCGGGGCCAAGGCCCTGGCCGCCGCCCAGGACCGGGTGGTCGAGAAGAGCTTCCTGGCCGAGATCGGCGTGCCGACGGTGGCTTTCGCGTCGGTCCACGACAGCGACAGCCTGGTCGCCGCCGTGGCCAAGATCGGCGCCCCGTCGCTGCTGAAGACCCGCCGCGAGGGCTATGACGGCAAGGGCCAGGCCTGGATCCAGAAGGCCAAGGACGCCGAGGCCGCCTTCGACAAGATCGGCCGCCAGGCCGCGATCCTCGAGGCCCCCGCCGACTTCGGTCGCGAGCTGTCGGTGATCGCCGCCCGGGGCCGCGATGGCGAGATCGCCTGCTATCCGGTCAGCGAGAACCACCACGAGGGCGGCGTCCTGCGCCGCACCGTCGCGCCGGCCAAGGTCACCCCGGCCACGCGCGACCAGGCCGAGGCCATCGCCGCCAAGATCCTGACCGCCCTGGACTATGTCGGCGTCATCGGCGTCGAGCTGTTCGAACTGGCCGGCGGCAAGCTGCTGGTCAACGAGTTCGCGCCGCGCGTCCACAACACCGGCCACTGGACCCAGGACGGCTGCGAGGTCGACCAGTTCGAGCAGCACATCCGCGCCGTCGCCGGCTGGCCGCTGGGCCCGACCGCGCCGCACCATCACGTCGAGATGACCAACCTCTTGGGCGCCGACGTCGACGCCTGGAAGAAGCTGGCCGCCG